One region of Bacteroidales bacterium genomic DNA includes:
- a CDS encoding carboxypeptidase-like regulatory domain-containing protein: protein MKTKQTTGKIIFLIMILAFNSFSAFSQSVLKQTVRGEIIDADTKAPLIGATIIVEGTDPLTGTIADADGNFRFDAVPLGRHNFKATYVGYEPFTLSEVLVGSGKEVVLKIELKESSLSLGEVVVRANTSKDKPVNSMATLSARTFSVEETSRYAGGMDDPARLAASFAGVTTTQTTSNAIIIRGNSPRGVLWRFEGLDIPAAFHFPNVDFIGGGGFTVLSNQMLRNSDFFTGAFPAEYGNASSGVFDIKMRTGNSEKREYTAGISLIGTDFSAEGPFVKGGKATYLFNYRYSTLGILGPLLNFPNLPTYQDLSFKMDFPTEKVGTFSFWALGAHDINNKTEESDSTKWENDISRMNQKYYNRFGAIGLSHRISLGSKTFVHTTLSADGMRYGLDKKELTMDLVLLPTDYIKSTEGKYTLRSIVNHKFNQRISSRSGITVNSLFFDNTLRKAFRDNPEEMITFVDNSGTGFSTQFFSQFRIELLPNLSTNVGFHSMYLNVNDKITFEPRLGFNLNLTENDELSIAYGLHSQMEELRTYYSQTTEDGIVDMPNKGLDFMKSHHIVLGYSRKVCDVMRIKIEPYYQLLLDIPVIPNSSFSIINITSDWAINKKLENTGTGTNYGIDITLERFLKDGYYYLFTASLFDSKYVGGDGKKYSTRFNRGHVVNLLAGKEWMLNDRNILSISAKVTYMGGLRYTPALYDESIAAKMYKPDVAQMCASQFPTSTGVDFTISYRVNKTRYTGVWTLMVKNALMQPDYSDPFYDLISKDVIIDQMKMPIPSIGYKIEF, encoded by the coding sequence ATGAAAACAAAACAAACCACAGGCAAGATCATCTTCTTGATTATGATCCTGGCTTTTAACTCTTTTAGTGCTTTTTCGCAAAGTGTTCTTAAACAAACAGTCAGAGGCGAAATAATTGATGCTGATACAAAAGCTCCCCTAATCGGAGCCACAATCATTGTTGAAGGCACAGATCCATTGACAGGAACCATTGCCGATGCTGATGGCAATTTCCGCTTTGATGCTGTACCGCTTGGGCGTCACAATTTCAAAGCTACTTATGTTGGTTACGAACCGTTTACGCTTTCCGAAGTATTGGTTGGTTCAGGCAAAGAGGTTGTGTTGAAAATCGAACTGAAAGAATCCTCCTTATCACTTGGCGAAGTGGTGGTCAGGGCCAATACAAGCAAGGATAAACCCGTAAATTCAATGGCAACATTGAGTGCACGGACATTCAGCGTTGAAGAAACCAGTCGCTATGCAGGAGGAATGGATGATCCCGCCCGACTGGCAGCCTCATTTGCCGGGGTCACCACCACCCAAACCACCAGCAATGCTATCATCATCAGGGGAAATTCGCCCAGAGGAGTGCTATGGCGTTTTGAAGGGCTTGATATTCCCGCCGCTTTTCACTTCCCGAATGTTGATTTTATCGGAGGTGGCGGTTTCACAGTGCTGAGCAATCAGATGCTCAGGAATTCCGACTTTTTCACAGGCGCATTTCCGGCAGAGTATGGCAATGCCAGTTCGGGTGTGTTTGATATTAAAATGCGAACCGGGAACTCTGAAAAGCGAGAATATACGGCGGGAATCAGTTTGATTGGAACGGATTTCTCTGCCGAAGGACCTTTTGTAAAAGGCGGGAAAGCAACCTACCTTTTCAATTACCGCTATTCAACCCTCGGTATTCTTGGGCCATTGTTGAATTTCCCAAACCTCCCTACCTATCAGGATTTGAGTTTCAAAATGGATTTTCCAACTGAAAAAGTCGGCACTTTCTCATTCTGGGCACTGGGCGCTCATGATATCAACAATAAAACCGAGGAAAGCGATTCAACAAAATGGGAAAACGATATCAGCCGGATGAATCAGAAATACTACAATCGTTTTGGCGCGATTGGCCTTTCACATCGCATCTCATTGGGTTCTAAAACTTTTGTTCATACCACACTGAGCGCAGATGGAATGAGGTACGGCCTCGACAAAAAGGAACTTACTATGGATCTTGTGCTTTTACCTACCGATTACATAAAAAGTACTGAAGGTAAGTACACGCTCCGCTCTATTGTGAACCACAAGTTTAACCAACGAATCAGTTCACGCAGTGGAATTACCGTTAACAGTCTCTTCTTCGACAACACGCTGAGAAAAGCATTCCGGGACAATCCTGAAGAGATGATTACATTCGTAGATAACAGCGGAACGGGCTTCTCAACACAGTTTTTCTCGCAATTCAGAATTGAGCTTTTGCCTAATCTTTCAACCAATGTCGGTTTTCACTCAATGTATCTTAACGTAAACGACAAAATTACTTTTGAACCACGCCTGGGATTTAATCTGAACCTGACTGAAAATGACGAATTGAGTATTGCCTACGGTTTGCATTCTCAAATGGAAGAACTGCGCACTTATTATTCTCAAACCACTGAAGATGGCATCGTTGATATGCCGAACAAAGGACTTGATTTTATGAAATCTCATCATATCGTTCTGGGATATAGCCGAAAAGTGTGTGATGTGATGCGCATAAAAATTGAACCCTACTACCAGTTATTGTTGGATATTCCTGTAATACCGAATAGTTCATTTTCAATTATCAATATTACCTCTGATTGGGCAATCAATAAAAAACTGGAAAACACCGGAACCGGAACAAATTACGGTATTGATATAACCCTTGAGCGGTTTTTGAAAGACGGCTATTACTACCTTTTCACAGCCTCCCTCTTTGACTCAAAGTATGTTGGGGGTGATGGCAAAAAATACAGCACCCGTTTTAACAGGGGCCATGTTGTGAACCTGCTCGCCGGAAAAGAATGGATGCTGAACGACAGAAATATCCTTAGCATTAGTGCAAAAGTTACCTATATGGGAGGTTTGCGTTACACACCCGCGCTGTATGACGAATCCATAGCTGCCAAAATGTACAAGCCTGATGTTGCGCAGATGTGTGCTAGTCAGTTCCCCACCTCCACCGGAGTTGACTTTACGATCAGTTACCGGGTAAACAAAACAAGATATACAGGGGTATGGACGCTCATGGTTAAAAATGCACTGATGCAACCTGATTATTCCGATCCTTTCTATGATCTCATTAGCAAAGATGTGATCATTGACCAAATGAAAATGCCCATCCCGTCAATTGGTTATAAAATCGAGTTTTAG
- the arsB gene encoding ACR3 family arsenite efflux transporter: MTEKKTIGVFEKYLTLWVALGILAGIGIGHFAGDSIDAISSLEIAKVNIPVAVLIWLMIYPMMLQVDFTSLKQIRRKPKGIVWTVVINWLIKPFTMAFFAWIFFSKLYAAWIDPALAGEYIAGAIILGAAPCTAMVFVWSYLVDGDPNYTLVQVSVNDLIILVAFVPIVGLLLGITDVVIPYDTLVASVVIFVVVPLVAGVITQRILLKSRGEEWFKNTFLPKLKPVSIIALLVTLVLLFAFQGQNIINNPLIILLAAVPLVIQTYFIFFLAWFGGRWLKLRHNVCAPAAMIGASNFFELAVAVAIALFGLQSPAALVTVVGVLVEVPVMLSLVYLANKWKY; encoded by the coding sequence ATGACCGAAAAGAAAACCATTGGGGTATTTGAAAAATACCTGACCCTCTGGGTTGCACTGGGAATATTGGCCGGAATTGGCATCGGGCATTTTGCCGGTGATAGTATCGATGCAATCAGCAGCCTGGAAATTGCCAAAGTCAACATTCCTGTTGCGGTTCTTATATGGCTGATGATTTACCCCATGATGCTGCAGGTTGATTTCACCAGCCTCAAACAAATAAGGAGAAAACCAAAAGGCATAGTTTGGACAGTAGTCATCAACTGGCTGATCAAACCATTTACGATGGCTTTTTTTGCATGGATATTTTTCTCAAAATTGTATGCAGCCTGGATTGATCCGGCACTGGCCGGCGAATACATTGCCGGCGCCATTATTTTGGGAGCCGCCCCGTGCACTGCTATGGTGTTTGTATGGTCCTACCTTGTTGATGGCGATCCTAACTATACGTTGGTTCAGGTTTCTGTGAATGATTTGATCATTCTTGTAGCATTCGTTCCTATCGTTGGCCTGCTTCTAGGAATCACGGATGTTGTTATCCCATATGACACGCTGGTAGCCAGTGTAGTCATTTTTGTTGTCGTTCCTTTGGTTGCAGGTGTGATTACACAGCGCATCCTTTTAAAATCGCGCGGTGAGGAATGGTTCAAAAACACATTTTTGCCGAAGTTAAAACCTGTTAGTATCATTGCATTGCTAGTAACGCTTGTATTGCTTTTTGCTTTCCAGGGGCAAAATATCATCAACAATCCGCTTATTATCCTTCTTGCAGCGGTTCCTCTTGTTATCCAAACCTATTTTATCTTTTTCCTGGCCTGGTTCGGAGGACGATGGCTGAAGCTAAGACATAATGTTTGCGCTCCAGCAGCCATGATTGGCGCAAGCAATTTCTTTGAATTGGCTGTTGCCGTAGCCATTGCACTTTTCGGATTACAATCACCTGCTGCGCTCGTAACGGTCGTTGGTGTGCTGGTAGAAGTTCCGGTAATGTTGTCGCTGGTGTATCTGGCAAATAAATGGAAATATTAG